The Deltaproteobacteria bacterium genome window below encodes:
- a CDS encoding holo-ACP synthase, producing the protein MIYGIGVDLANIRRIEKVLIRWKDRFIKRVYTPEEAALCLGRPFPPSAFALRFAAKEAFSKALGLGMKKGVRWRDIEVYHAPSGKPELRLHGRSLEICRRNGIERVHLSLSDDGEYGVAMVVLETGAWKPGGVSAS; encoded by the coding sequence ATGATTTATGGGATCGGCGTGGATCTTGCGAATATCCGGCGAATCGAAAAGGTGCTTATCCGTTGGAAGGACCGTTTCATCAAGAGGGTTTATACCCCGGAGGAAGCGGCCCTCTGCCTCGGCAGGCCTTTTCCACCCTCGGCCTTCGCTCTTCGCTTCGCTGCTAAAGAGGCCTTCTCCAAGGCCCTTGGACTCGGGATGAAAAAAGGGGTGCGATGGAGAGACATCGAAGTCTATCACGCCCCCAGTGGAAAACCGGAGTTGAGGCTCCATGGGCGAAGCCTGGAGATCTGCCGGCGCAACGGGATCGAAAGGGTTCACCTGAGCCTGTCCGATGACGGCGAATACGGCGTGGCCATGGTGGTCCTGGAAACCGGTGCTTGGAAGCCGGGAGGTGTGTCTGCTTCGTGA
- a CDS encoding aspartate kinase produces the protein MALIVQKYGGTSVGSIEKIRKVAERVIEYYKQGNRMVVVLSAMAGQTDGLINLAHEMTPEPDPRELDVLMSTGEQVSVALFSMAVRSMGYEARSLLGFQVPIHTDPAYGRARIQEIDTERILREIEKGTIVTVAGFQGLDEYNNITTLGRGGSDTTAVALAAALKADVCEIFTDVNGVYTTDPNVCPKARKMSIISYDEMLEMASMGAKVLEIRAVEFAKKFNVPIHVRSTFTKERGTMVVAETKDMEKVLVSAVAYNKNEARVTITKVPDRPGIAAKIFEPVVESGIVVDMIVQNTSVEEGKTDLTFTVPKTDFSQTMKLVKGIAEDIGAERVLGDENISKVSIIGVGMRNHAGVAQKMFKTLARENINIIMISTSEIKVSCAIEEKYTELAVRVLHEVFGLENEDICEES, from the coding sequence ATGGCTCTCATCGTACAGAAATACGGCGGAACTTCGGTGGGGAGTATAGAAAAGATCAGGAAAGTGGCCGAGAGGGTCATCGAGTATTACAAGCAAGGGAACCGAATGGTCGTGGTCCTATCGGCCATGGCCGGGCAGACCGACGGCCTCATCAACCTGGCCCACGAAATGACCCCGGAACCGGACCCCAGGGAACTGGACGTATTAATGTCTACCGGAGAGCAGGTCAGCGTGGCTCTCTTCTCCATGGCGGTCAGGTCCATGGGTTACGAAGCCCGGTCCCTCCTGGGTTTCCAGGTGCCCATACACACGGACCCTGCTTATGGAAGGGCGCGAATCCAGGAGATCGACACGGAACGCATCCTCCGCGAAATCGAAAAAGGAACGATCGTGACGGTCGCCGGATTTCAGGGGCTGGACGAATACAATAACATCACCACTCTCGGACGGGGGGGGTCGGATACCACGGCCGTGGCCCTGGCAGCCGCCCTCAAGGCCGACGTGTGCGAGATCTTCACCGACGTTAACGGGGTTTATACGACCGATCCCAACGTCTGCCCAAAGGCCAGGAAGATGTCCATCATCTCCTATGACGAGATGCTGGAGATGGCCAGTATGGGGGCCAAGGTTCTTGAGATCAGGGCGGTCGAATTTGCAAAGAAGTTCAACGTACCCATTCATGTCAGATCAACCTTTACCAAGGAAAGGGGAACCATGGTAGTCGCAGAGACGAAAGATATGGAAAAAGTCCTGGTGTCCGCCGTGGCTTACAACAAAAACGAAGCGCGGGTCACCATAACCAAGGTGCCCGACAGGCCGGGCATTGCGGCCAAAATCTTCGAGCCTGTCGTGGAGTCCGGGATAGTCGTGGACATGATCGTCCAGAATACCAGTGTGGAGGAAGGAAAGACAGACCTCACCTTCACGGTTCCTAAGACGGACTTTTCCCAGACCATGAAGCTGGTGAAGGGGATAGCGGAGGATATCGGAGCGGAGAGGGTTCTCGGGGACGAGAATATTTCCAAGGTCTCCATTATTGGGGTAGGCATGAGGAACCACGCGGGCGTCGCCCAAAAGATGTTCAAGACCCTGGCCCGGGAAAATATCAACATCATCATGATCAGCACTTCGGAGATCAAGGTCTCCTGCGCCATCGAGGAAAAATACACCGAGCTGGCCGTCCGCGTTCTTCATGAGGTCTTCGGTCTCGAAAATGAGGACATCTGCGAGGAATCCTGA
- the tsaD gene encoding tRNA (adenosine(37)-N6)-threonylcarbamoyltransferase complex transferase subunit TsaD has product MKILGIDTSCDDTSAAVVEDGREVRSCVVHSQVRLHHPYGGVVPELASREHLRNLVPVVEEALARAGITPGNLDGIAVTVGPGLIGSLLVGLYHAKALAYTHGIPVAGINHLEGHILSIFLEKRAPRFPFVALTVSGGHTSLYFVEGYGRYRQMGQTLDDAAGEAFDKVAKILGLGYPGGVVIERLAQEGDRDRIPFPRAVLGPDSLDFSFSGLKTAVSLYVKDWKAEAGRDRVSMADIAASFQEAVIDVLAIKALRALRKTGAPSLVIAGGVACNQALREQIKNRISEAGAELYYPRPLYCTDNGAMIAAAGYHRILHGERAGLEEDVKSRFPIDSLPPI; this is encoded by the coding sequence ATGAAGATACTTGGAATCGACACCTCCTGTGACGACACTTCCGCCGCCGTGGTGGAGGACGGGCGAGAGGTCCGCTCATGCGTGGTCCATTCCCAGGTCAGGCTCCATCACCCTTATGGCGGCGTGGTCCCGGAATTGGCCTCCCGGGAGCATCTCCGTAACCTGGTGCCGGTGGTGGAGGAGGCCCTCGCGAGGGCCGGGATCACTCCCGGGAACCTGGACGGCATTGCCGTGACCGTGGGACCCGGCCTGATCGGTTCACTGCTTGTAGGTCTTTACCATGCCAAGGCCCTGGCATACACCCATGGAATCCCGGTGGCGGGGATCAATCACCTGGAGGGGCACATCCTCTCCATCTTTCTGGAAAAACGGGCCCCCCGATTCCCCTTTGTGGCCCTCACAGTCTCCGGAGGACACACCTCGCTCTATTTCGTGGAGGGGTACGGGAGGTACCGTCAGATGGGCCAGACCCTGGACGATGCCGCTGGGGAAGCCTTTGACAAGGTGGCCAAAATCCTCGGTCTCGGATATCCCGGGGGCGTCGTGATCGAAAGGCTGGCACAGGAGGGTGACAGGGATCGGATACCTTTTCCAAGGGCTGTTTTGGGCCCCGACTCCCTCGATTTCAGCTTCAGCGGATTGAAAACCGCCGTATCCCTGTACGTGAAAGACTGGAAGGCAGAGGCCGGAAGAGACCGAGTTTCTATGGCCGACATCGCCGCCTCTTTCCAGGAAGCCGTCATCGACGTGCTGGCCATAAAGGCCCTGAGGGCCCTCCGGAAGACCGGGGCCCCTTCCTTGGTGATCGCAGGGGGCGTGGCCTGCAACCAGGCCTTGCGGGAACAAATTAAGAATCGGATTTCAGAAGCAGGGGCGGAGCTTTACTACCCCCGCCCATTGTACTGCACCGACAACGGGGCCATGATCGCCGCAGCCGGATACCACCGAATTCTGCACGGCGAGCGGGCCGGCCTGGAAGAAGACGTAAAGTCCA
- a CDS encoding CHASE2 domain-containing protein — protein sequence MKRIQEKIPDWVMGLGITLFFIFMALTGIFDFTEPLELKTFDLRAHLAASGERNPDIELVVISDDDLDDLGRFPWPRNILARGIRNLARAGARVIALNILFSEPEESAGLRAVRKLKEQYEALGLAQEGPGLSFYGALSSALVDLNNDNKLYRAMKEAGNVVLPVYFDTVSGGIDEEPPPFILHHALKEIKISGDPEALSYMIRFHKVKPLLPAFGEVAAGIGHFNLFQDRDGYVRHQVPVVRYLDQYTFPSLAVAIVRVFKGVRDGGITLIPGRGIRMKVGPESITFPVVDSRMRCLIRWRKGPGVAFHRTPFSRVYRNEFRKDLFRGKIVIIGLTAQGLEPKLVTPVAATLPGLEVVANSVADILERRFFTRPAWAPLLELFVLLVFGLHISFVLPRMKAGMGAITTFTLFLLYGLLGSLLFFSRDLWLKITSPMLLLLVGYLLVVSKRFLVTERAKDKVEADSIETNKMLGLSFQQQGMLDLALEKFRKLPLEEEGVKDLLYNLGLDFERKRQFSKALATYRLIVGDGKAFKDLAERIPRLKGAEATLIFGTGGVSHPGDIGADLTDSGARPTLGRYEIVDELGRGAMGVVYKGEDPKIHRTVAIKTLRLSDFEDNVVEEVKERFFREAESAGLLTHPNIVTIYDCGEEQDLAYIAMEYLDGETLEEFARKDRLLPVRETLSIVAQVAEALDYAHGRGVVHRDVKPANIMRLRDHGFIKVTDFGIARITSSSKTKTGVVLGTPSYMSPEQISGKKVDGRSDIFSLGIVLFEMLTGQKPFEGEDLTALMYQIAREPHPGPRSINPRIPPVVEKIIGKALKKDPAERYQRASQMAAHLLKVIAKMDEIAAKKEGGPTTRKPTGP from the coding sequence GTGAAAAGGATCCAAGAAAAAATCCCTGACTGGGTGATGGGTCTCGGTATCACCCTTTTTTTCATCTTCATGGCGCTTACCGGGATTTTTGACTTCACGGAGCCTCTGGAGCTGAAAACCTTTGACCTAAGGGCACATCTCGCCGCCTCCGGGGAAAGGAATCCGGATATCGAACTGGTGGTCATTTCCGATGATGACCTGGACGACCTGGGACGCTTTCCATGGCCCCGGAACATCCTGGCCCGGGGAATCCGAAACCTTGCGCGGGCAGGGGCACGGGTCATCGCCCTCAACATCCTTTTCAGCGAACCCGAGGAAAGTGCCGGCCTTAGGGCGGTCCGGAAATTGAAAGAACAATACGAGGCCCTGGGACTGGCCCAGGAAGGGCCGGGGCTTTCTTTTTACGGGGCGTTGTCCAGCGCACTGGTCGATCTGAACAACGACAATAAACTATACCGGGCCATGAAAGAGGCGGGAAACGTGGTCCTCCCCGTCTACTTCGACACCGTAAGCGGCGGGATCGACGAGGAACCACCGCCCTTCATACTCCACCATGCCTTAAAGGAGATCAAGATTTCCGGGGATCCGGAGGCCCTCTCCTACATGATCCGCTTCCACAAGGTCAAACCCCTCCTTCCCGCCTTTGGGGAGGTGGCCGCGGGGATCGGGCATTTCAACCTTTTTCAGGACCGGGACGGATATGTCCGCCACCAGGTCCCTGTGGTGAGATACCTGGATCAATACACCTTCCCCTCCCTCGCCGTCGCCATAGTGCGTGTCTTCAAGGGTGTCCGTGACGGCGGGATCACCCTGATCCCCGGCCGGGGGATCCGCATGAAGGTGGGTCCTGAATCTATAACCTTTCCGGTGGTCGATTCCCGGATGCGCTGTCTGATCCGCTGGAGGAAAGGGCCGGGAGTCGCCTTTCACCGCACCCCCTTTTCCAGGGTGTATCGAAACGAGTTCCGGAAGGATCTATTCCGCGGCAAGATCGTCATCATCGGTCTCACTGCCCAAGGGCTTGAGCCCAAGCTGGTGACCCCCGTAGCGGCCACCCTTCCGGGCCTGGAAGTGGTGGCCAATTCGGTGGCCGATATCCTTGAGCGGCGATTCTTCACCCGGCCGGCCTGGGCGCCCCTCTTGGAACTCTTCGTCCTCCTGGTCTTCGGGCTTCATATCAGTTTCGTACTGCCAAGGATGAAGGCGGGAATGGGTGCGATTACAACCTTCACCCTTTTCCTGCTTTACGGCCTCCTGGGGAGCCTGCTCTTTTTCTCCCGGGACCTCTGGCTCAAGATCACCTCCCCCATGTTGCTTCTTTTGGTGGGTTATCTCCTCGTAGTATCCAAAAGATTCCTGGTGACCGAAAGGGCCAAAGACAAGGTGGAAGCGGACTCTATTGAAACCAACAAGATGCTCGGACTCTCCTTTCAGCAACAGGGGATGCTGGATCTGGCCCTTGAAAAATTCCGGAAACTTCCCCTGGAAGAAGAAGGGGTGAAGGACCTGCTCTACAACCTGGGCCTCGACTTCGAGCGCAAACGCCAATTCTCCAAGGCCTTGGCCACTTATCGCTTGATCGTAGGGGACGGCAAGGCTTTCAAGGACCTTGCCGAGAGAATACCCAGGCTGAAGGGGGCCGAGGCCACCTTGATTTTCGGAACCGGGGGCGTTTCTCATCCCGGGGATATCGGCGCGGACCTCACGGATTCCGGGGCCCGTCCCACCCTCGGGCGGTACGAAATCGTGGACGAACTCGGACGGGGTGCTATGGGGGTCGTGTACAAGGGTGAAGACCCCAAGATCCACCGCACCGTGGCCATCAAGACCCTGCGGCTTTCCGATTTCGAAGACAACGTGGTGGAGGAGGTAAAGGAGCGATTCTTTCGGGAGGCGGAATCCGCCGGACTCCTGACCCATCCGAACATCGTTACGATTTACGACTGCGGGGAAGAACAGGACCTGGCTTACATCGCCATGGAGTACCTTGATGGGGAAACCCTGGAAGAATTCGCCCGGAAAGACCGGCTCCTCCCCGTCAGGGAAACCCTTTCCATCGTGGCCCAGGTGGCTGAGGCCCTGGATTACGCTCACGGGCGTGGAGTAGTGCATAGGGACGTCAAACCGGCCAATATCATGCGCCTCAGGGATCACGGGTTCATAAAGGTTACGGATTTCGGCATCGCCCGCATCACCTCTTCCTCTAAGACCAAGACGGGTGTTGTCCTGGGGACTCCTTCATACATGTCGCCCGAGCAGATCTCGGGCAAGAAGGTGGACGGCCGGTCAGACATCTTTTCCCTCGGGATCGTCCTTTTCGAGATGCTCACGGGACAAAAGCCCTTTGAGGGTGAGGACCTGACCGCCCTCATGTACCAAATCGCCAGGGAACCCCACCCCGGTCCCCGCTCCATAAACCCCAGGATTCCGCCTGTGGTGGAGAAAATCATCGGTAAGGCACTGAAAAAGGACCCGGCTGAACGCTATCAGAGGGCGTCTCAAATGGCGGCCCATCTCTTGAAGGTTATCGCCAAGATGGACGAAATCGCGGCCAAGAAGGAAGGAGGACCCACAACCCGAAAACCAACGGGACCCTAG
- the tsaE gene encoding tRNA (adenosine(37)-N6)-threonylcarbamoyltransferase complex ATPase subunit type 1 TsaE encodes MLICHSNSDSETVEWGERIAAFLKEGDVLALVGELGSGKTWFTKGIARGLGTAPDLIVTSPSFALVNEYEGRCPIYHMDLFRLQGPAEFFSSGLEEYLDAGGVTVVEWADRWPEIFPEYALRVTFRIIDDHRREITLWGNHPRSVLIIEKVEKEMNRG; translated from the coding sequence ATCCTGATATGCCATTCCAATTCCGACAGTGAAACGGTGGAGTGGGGGGAAAGGATCGCCGCCTTTCTCAAGGAGGGGGATGTCCTGGCCCTCGTGGGAGAACTCGGGAGCGGAAAGACCTGGTTCACCAAAGGCATCGCCCGTGGACTGGGAACCGCTCCGGACCTGATTGTGACAAGCCCGTCCTTCGCCCTCGTAAATGAATACGAGGGCAGGTGTCCCATCTATCATATGGACCTTTTCCGCCTCCAGGGACCGGCGGAATTCTTCTCCTCCGGCCTGGAGGAATATCTTGATGCGGGTGGAGTCACGGTGGTGGAGTGGGCGGACCGCTGGCCGGAAATATTTCCGGAGTACGCCTTGAGAGTGACCTTTCGGATCATCGACGATCACCGGCGGGAGATCACCCTCTGGGGAAATCACCCGCGGTCCGTTTTAATCATCGAAAAAGTTGAAAAGGAGATGAACAGGGGATAG
- a CDS encoding helix-hairpin-helix domain-containing protein, translated as MRTSARNPEGREGPLLLLLLVLALCCIESLCGPGGSPAGRRGSVIVQLRGEIGRPGVYFFENPPSLKDLLKAAGIGEIPISSPESQKIRLLSSGTRIFLRAEAGGVIFEQEKMSAFHRVTLGIPLSLNRESAYGLAAVPGIGPALARAIVIERKKKGGFADPEELREVPGIDRRLLKKIKPYLGR; from the coding sequence ATGAGGACATCTGCGAGGAATCCTGAGGGCCGGGAAGGCCCCCTGCTCCTCCTGCTCCTTGTCCTGGCCCTCTGCTGCATCGAGAGTCTTTGCGGGCCGGGAGGATCCCCGGCCGGCAGGCGGGGATCCGTAATCGTCCAGCTCCGGGGCGAGATCGGGCGACCGGGTGTCTACTTTTTCGAAAACCCCCCTTCCTTGAAAGACCTGCTGAAGGCAGCTGGAATCGGGGAGATCCCGATCTCTTCCCCTGAATCCCAGAAAATCAGGCTCCTCTCTTCAGGGACACGGATCTTCCTCCGGGCCGAAGCCGGGGGTGTAATTTTCGAACAGGAAAAGATGTCGGCCTTTCACAGGGTCACCCTGGGGATTCCATTGTCTTTGAATCGGGAATCGGCTTATGGGCTTGCGGCCGTTCCGGGAATCGGTCCGGCGCTGGCCCGGGCCATCGTCATTGAGCGGAAGAAGAAGGGCGGATTTGCGGATCCGGAAGAGCTCAGGGAAGTTCCCGGCATCGACCGAAGGCTCCTTAAAAAGATCAAACCCTACCTCGGCCGATGA
- a CDS encoding serine/threonine-protein phosphatase: MRHHAAGKTHVGLARKTNEDSLLLAPELGLYVVADGLGGHIAGEVASRMVIETMAEYWRRVRHHEAPALQEDLGPDLPKEARHLLNSIAMSNTVVHEAQKRAEYRGMGSTVAAVLVEKDTVWLANVGDSPIYLFDQGRLIRLSEEHSVEAEETNKGMTYGLQIPSPLLKNILTRALGLKPEVQAYIQPVRPEAGDMLLICSDGLTDYVTEKDIQKTLAEEGLDPEQKVARLIDLGLEGGGGDNISVILLVILEEGKWGRFKRRFLTGTR; the protein is encoded by the coding sequence ATGAGGCACCATGCCGCAGGGAAAACACATGTAGGCCTCGCGAGGAAGACCAACGAAGACAGTCTTCTCCTCGCTCCCGAATTGGGTCTATATGTGGTGGCCGACGGGCTGGGGGGACATATTGCCGGCGAGGTGGCGAGCCGGATGGTAATTGAAACCATGGCCGAATACTGGCGGAGGGTCAGGCACCACGAAGCTCCCGCACTCCAGGAAGACCTCGGTCCGGACCTGCCCAAGGAAGCCAGGCATCTCCTCAACTCCATCGCCATGAGCAACACCGTGGTCCATGAGGCCCAAAAGAGGGCCGAGTACCGCGGGATGGGTTCCACGGTCGCTGCCGTACTCGTGGAAAAAGACACTGTATGGTTGGCCAATGTGGGTGATAGCCCCATCTATCTTTTTGATCAGGGCCGGCTGATCCGGCTGTCGGAAGAGCATTCCGTGGAGGCCGAGGAGACCAACAAGGGTATGACCTATGGTCTCCAAATTCCCAGCCCTCTGCTCAAAAATATCCTGACAAGGGCCCTGGGCCTGAAGCCCGAGGTCCAGGCCTATATTCAACCTGTTCGTCCTGAGGCCGGCGACATGCTTCTGATCTGCTCGGACGGTCTGACCGACTACGTTACGGAGAAGGACATCCAGAAGACCCTTGCTGAGGAAGGACTGGACCCTGAGCAAAAGGTGGCGCGGCTTATCGATCTGGGGCTTGAAGGTGGAGGAGGAGACAACATCTCAGTGATTCTCCTGGTAATTCTCGAAGAGGGGAAATGGGGAAGATTCAAGAGGCGATTCTTGACCGGCACAAGATGA